One region of Planctomycetota bacterium genomic DNA includes:
- a CDS encoding aldehyde dehydrogenase, with translation MPSHLANFIANEFVEPASRDFMDVVEPATGEAFARVPLSEADDVDRAVAAAEQAFPAWSALPGAERARHLTALADLIDRDRERLAQAESRDTGKPVALARRVDIPRSAANLRYFAGAILHTTGEMHETDQPAVGGAVRAINLVRRRPRGVAGLISPWNLPLYLLTWKIAPAIATGNTCVAKPSEVTPVTASLLCELAREASMPPGVINIVHGDGRFCGSALVSHPRVPTLSFTGSTGVGRWIGETGGRMLKRVSLELGGKNPFIIFDDADLDDAVETAVRAAFTNQGQICLCGSRLLVQRTVYDRVVSGVVAGARRLAIGDPAADDTTFGAIVSRAHLDKVAGMVDEARRDGAEILCGGRSPDPASLPARCRNGCFYEPTVIGGVLPTCRIVREEVFGPVLTVQAFDDEDQALAMANGTDYGLAATVFTRDLARAHRVSSRLDAGIVWVNCWMVRDLRTPFGGVKASGVGREGGLDALKFFTEPTNVCVRV, from the coding sequence ATGCCCTCCCACCTCGCTAACTTCATCGCGAACGAGTTCGTCGAGCCGGCGTCGAGAGACTTCATGGATGTCGTGGAGCCCGCGACGGGCGAGGCGTTCGCGCGCGTGCCGCTGTCGGAAGCCGATGATGTCGACCGCGCCGTCGCCGCGGCCGAGCAGGCCTTCCCCGCGTGGAGCGCCCTGCCCGGCGCGGAGCGCGCCCGCCACTTGACGGCGCTCGCCGACCTCATCGACCGCGACCGCGAGCGCCTGGCGCAGGCCGAGTCGCGCGACACGGGCAAGCCCGTCGCCCTGGCGCGCCGCGTTGATATCCCGCGCTCCGCCGCGAACCTCCGCTACTTCGCCGGCGCCATCCTGCACACCACCGGCGAGATGCACGAGACCGACCAGCCCGCCGTGGGCGGCGCGGTCCGCGCGATCAACCTCGTGCGCCGCCGGCCCCGCGGCGTCGCCGGGCTCATCTCGCCCTGGAACCTCCCGCTCTACCTGCTCACGTGGAAGATCGCCCCCGCGATCGCCACCGGCAACACCTGCGTCGCCAAGCCCAGCGAGGTCACGCCCGTCACCGCCTCGCTCCTGTGCGAACTCGCCCGCGAGGCGAGCATGCCGCCCGGCGTGATCAACATCGTCCACGGCGACGGACGCTTCTGCGGCAGCGCCCTCGTCTCGCACCCGCGGGTTCCCACCCTCTCCTTCACCGGCTCCACCGGCGTCGGCCGCTGGATCGGCGAGACCGGCGGACGCATGCTCAAGCGCGTCAGCCTCGAACTGGGCGGCAAGAACCCGTTCATCATCTTCGACGACGCCGACCTCGACGACGCCGTCGAGACCGCCGTCCGCGCCGCGTTCACGAACCAGGGCCAGATCTGCCTGTGCGGCTCGCGCCTGCTCGTGCAGCGCACCGTGTACGACCGCGTCGTCTCGGGCGTGGTCGCCGGCGCGCGGCGTCTGGCCATCGGCGACCCCGCCGCCGACGACACGACGTTCGGCGCGATCGTGAGCCGCGCCCACCTCGACAAAGTCGCCGGCATGGTGGACGAGGCCCGGCGCGACGGCGCCGAGATCCTCTGCGGCGGGCGCTCGCCCGACCCGGCGTCGCTCCCCGCACGCTGCCGGAACGGCTGCTTCTACGAGCCCACCGTCATCGGGGGCGTGCTCCCCACCTGCCGCATCGTGCGCGAGGAAGTCTTCGGCCCCGTGCTCACCGTGCAGGCCTTCGACGACGAGGACCAGGCGCTGGCGATGGCGAACGGCACGGACTACGGCCTGGCGGCGACCGTCTTCACCCGCGACCTCGCCCGCGCCCACCGCGTCTCGTCACGCCTCGACGCCGGCATCGTCTGGGTCAACTGCTGGATGGTCCGCGACCTCCGCACGCCCTTCGGGGGCGTCAAGGCCAGCGGCGTGGGACGCGAGGGCGGGCTCGACGCGCTGAAGTTCTTCACCGAGCCGACCAACGTGTGCGTGCGCGTGTAG
- a CDS encoding RidA family protein, whose translation MSSHPTVHAAAAAEPLGPYPHARRAGNLLFLSGIGPRKRGTKDIPGAIVGPDGRLTGYSLEAEMRSCFENIRSILAEADSRWEDIIDVQVFLTDMARDWAEYNRVYAEFFPPGPHQPTRTTVEVSALPTGGNTPIHVEIKVIAAIS comes from the coding sequence ATGAGCAGTCACCCGACCGTCCACGCCGCCGCCGCCGCCGAGCCCCTGGGCCCCTACCCGCACGCGCGCCGCGCGGGCAACCTGCTGTTCCTCTCGGGCATCGGCCCGCGCAAGCGCGGCACGAAGGACATCCCCGGCGCGATCGTCGGCCCCGACGGACGCCTGACGGGCTACAGCCTCGAGGCCGAGATGCGCTCGTGCTTCGAGAACATCCGGAGCATCCTCGCCGAGGCCGACAGCCGCTGGGAGGACATCATCGACGTGCAGGTCTTCCTCACCGACATGGCCCGCGACTGGGCGGAGTACAACCGCGTCTACGCGGAGTTCTTCCCGCCCGGTCCGCACCAGCCGACGCGAACGACCGTCGAGGTCTCGGCCCTGCCCACCGGCGGGAACACGCCGATCCACGTCGAGATCAAGGTGATCGCCGCGATCTCGTGA
- a CDS encoding phosphatidylglycerophosphatase A produces MRTQGVWAITTFGLGYMRPASGTWGSLPPIILAMILEAAGLGAITAPWVYNGVLLGVAVFFGLACLLQGDRAEAKWGKDPSNAVADETCGQCIPLLFLPVGATLTPEANLFTLGFAFVAFRVLDIVKPWPARGLQRLPGGLGILIDDVVAGVMAMVLVQVCARATVG; encoded by the coding sequence ATGCGGACACAGGGCGTGTGGGCGATCACGACATTCGGGCTGGGGTACATGCGCCCCGCGTCGGGCACGTGGGGGTCGCTGCCCCCGATCATCCTCGCGATGATCCTCGAGGCGGCGGGGCTGGGGGCGATCACCGCGCCGTGGGTGTACAACGGCGTGCTGCTGGGCGTGGCGGTGTTCTTCGGCCTCGCGTGCCTGCTGCAGGGAGACCGCGCGGAAGCGAAGTGGGGGAAGGACCCGTCCAACGCGGTGGCCGACGAGACGTGCGGGCAGTGCATCCCGCTGCTGTTCCTGCCGGTGGGCGCGACGCTGACGCCCGAGGCGAACCTGTTCACGCTCGGGTTCGCGTTCGTGGCGTTCCGCGTGCTGGACATCGTGAAGCCCTGGCCGGCGCGCGGGCTGCAGCGATTGCCGGGGGGGCTGGGAATTCTGATCGACGACGTCGTGGCGGGCGTGATGGCGATGGTCTTGGTGCAGGTGTGTGCGCGGGCGACGGTGGGCTGA
- a CDS encoding YifB family Mg chelatase-like AAA ATPase: MLARVQSFLLQGIDALPCEVEVDVDELAPAENGTKIVTVGLPDAGVRESHERVRAAMANTGYFFPQGKIVINLAPADVRKEGPLYDLPIAVGLLAAMGVVGRTGLARAPGAARAGGGRASAPGDASPAAPAGPGVGADVADGVDYRGLVIGGELALDGRVRPIRGALALAALARQRGAAGVIVPADNAPEAAVVEGLAVYGVRTLAEVVGLLTGRLDVPACAPPDVVALLGGATAPIDFSEVRGQEGVKRAITVAAAGGHNLLMLGPPGSGKTMMAKALPGVLPPLTPEEAVEITRVYSAAGHLPPGVGLVTSRPVRSPHHTASTPSVVGGGMIPRPGEISLAHRGVLFLDELPEFPRDVLEALRQPLEDHVVTIARAHSAVRFPASFMLIAAMNPTPKGDVPVGEVGKRSMERYLERLSGPLLDRIDIHVEAPAVAWKELSGGERRGTGSAAMRERVSRARERQTRRQGPLTPNARLSGKQLDELAPFDEGATSVLGQAMTSLGLSARAYDKIRRVSRTIADMDEADVIGMAHVSEAIGYRLLDRKMA, encoded by the coding sequence ATGCTCGCCCGCGTCCAGTCATTCCTGCTGCAGGGCATCGACGCGCTCCCGTGCGAGGTCGAGGTCGACGTCGACGAGCTCGCGCCGGCGGAGAACGGCACGAAGATCGTGACGGTCGGGCTGCCCGACGCGGGCGTGCGCGAGTCGCACGAGCGGGTGCGGGCCGCGATGGCGAACACCGGGTACTTCTTTCCGCAGGGCAAGATCGTCATCAACCTGGCGCCCGCCGACGTGCGCAAGGAAGGGCCGCTGTACGACCTCCCGATCGCGGTCGGGTTGCTCGCGGCGATGGGTGTCGTGGGGCGCACGGGGCTGGCGCGTGCGCCGGGGGCGGCCCGGGCGGGCGGCGGGCGCGCGAGCGCGCCGGGTGATGCTTCCCCGGCCGCGCCGGCGGGCCCGGGCGTCGGGGCGGACGTGGCCGACGGCGTGGACTATCGCGGGCTGGTGATCGGGGGCGAACTGGCGCTCGACGGTCGCGTGCGGCCTATCCGCGGGGCGCTGGCGCTGGCCGCGCTCGCCCGCCAGCGCGGTGCGGCTGGGGTCATCGTCCCGGCCGACAACGCGCCGGAGGCCGCGGTGGTGGAGGGGTTGGCGGTGTACGGCGTGCGGACGCTGGCCGAGGTGGTGGGGCTGCTGACGGGGCGGCTGGACGTCCCGGCGTGCGCCCCGCCCGACGTGGTGGCGCTGCTGGGCGGTGCGACCGCGCCGATCGACTTTTCGGAGGTGCGCGGGCAGGAGGGCGTGAAGCGCGCGATCACCGTGGCCGCGGCGGGCGGGCACAATCTGCTGATGCTGGGCCCCCCGGGGTCGGGCAAGACGATGATGGCCAAGGCGCTGCCGGGCGTGCTGCCCCCGCTCACGCCGGAAGAAGCGGTGGAGATCACGCGGGTGTACTCGGCGGCGGGGCACCTGCCCCCGGGCGTGGGGTTGGTGACGTCGCGCCCGGTGCGCAGCCCGCACCACACGGCGAGCACGCCCAGCGTGGTGGGGGGCGGCATGATCCCGCGCCCGGGCGAGATCAGCCTGGCGCACCGGGGGGTGCTGTTCCTGGATGAACTGCCCGAGTTCCCGCGCGACGTGCTCGAGGCGCTGCGCCAGCCGCTGGAGGATCACGTCGTGACGATCGCGCGGGCGCACAGCGCGGTGCGGTTCCCGGCGAGTTTCATGCTCATCGCCGCGATGAACCCCACGCCCAAGGGCGACGTGCCGGTGGGCGAGGTGGGCAAGCGGTCGATGGAGCGGTACCTCGAGCGGTTGAGCGGGCCCTTGCTCGACCGGATCGACATCCACGTCGAGGCGCCGGCGGTGGCGTGGAAGGAACTGTCGGGGGGCGAACGCCGGGGCACGGGCAGCGCCGCGATGCGCGAGCGCGTGTCGCGGGCGCGCGAGCGGCAGACGCGGCGTCAGGGCCCGCTCACGCCCAACGCGCGCCTGAGCGGGAAACAACTGGACGAACTCGCCCCGTTCGACGAGGGCGCGACCAGCGTGCTGGGCCAGGCGATGACGAGCCTGGGGCTCTCGGCCCGGGCGTACGACAAGATCCGGCGCGTCTCGCGGACGATCGCGGATATGGACGAGGCGGACGTGATCGGCATGGCGCACGTCTCGGAGGCGATCGGGTACCGATTGCTCGACCGCAAGATGGCGTAG
- a CDS encoding hemolysin family protein: protein MLVPLAILGFLIVLNGVLAMSELAVMTSRQSRLARDAKAGSKGAAAAIALAREPTRFLSTVQVGITLIGIMAGAFGENALSGKLEKMVAQVGLMEPYADVIALGVVVLGITYLSLVVGELVPKRVALAYPERVATLIARPLSVLSTVTAWPVRILTWSTEAVLRVLRLKVRAGDDVSEDDVKALIARGASTGIFTPQELTLFQRTMRVADLTVRDLMVARADIVWIDERETTDAVRVLVGTSPYSHFPVCAGDLDKLVGVVHVRDLIAYGLLSGSSFKVTSVVRQPLFVPETMPALRMLDQFQSSKVHIAFVVNEYGSTLGLVTLNDVTRAIVGDISRSGEVAPTMIKRPDGSWLIDGRLPLHEFVVASAVPPEAEAELPDVSTVGGLVVALLGHIPAESESVAWQGWTLEVIDMDGTRVDKVLATFVPPKSEDSPPADAA from the coding sequence ATGCTGGTCCCTCTGGCGATCCTGGGCTTTCTCATTGTGCTGAACGGCGTGCTGGCGATGTCGGAACTGGCGGTGATGACCAGCCGCCAGAGCCGGCTGGCGCGCGATGCGAAGGCGGGGAGCAAGGGGGCGGCCGCGGCGATCGCGCTGGCGCGCGAGCCGACGCGGTTTCTGTCGACGGTGCAGGTGGGGATCACGCTGATCGGGATCATGGCGGGCGCGTTCGGGGAGAACGCGCTGTCGGGCAAGTTGGAGAAGATGGTGGCGCAGGTGGGGCTGATGGAGCCCTACGCGGACGTGATCGCGCTGGGCGTGGTGGTGCTGGGGATTACGTACCTGTCGCTGGTGGTGGGTGAACTGGTGCCCAAGCGCGTCGCGCTGGCCTACCCCGAGCGGGTGGCGACGCTCATCGCCAGACCCTTGAGCGTGCTGTCGACGGTGACGGCGTGGCCGGTGCGGATCCTGACGTGGTCGACGGAGGCGGTGCTGCGGGTGTTGCGGCTGAAGGTGCGGGCGGGCGACGACGTGTCGGAAGACGACGTGAAGGCGTTGATCGCGCGGGGGGCGAGCACGGGGATCTTCACGCCGCAGGAACTGACGCTGTTCCAGCGGACGATGCGTGTGGCGGACCTGACGGTGCGGGACCTGATGGTGGCGCGCGCGGACATCGTGTGGATCGACGAGCGGGAGACGACCGACGCGGTGCGGGTGCTGGTGGGGACGAGCCCGTACTCGCACTTCCCGGTGTGCGCGGGCGACCTGGACAAACTGGTCGGGGTGGTGCACGTGCGCGACCTGATCGCGTACGGGCTGCTGTCGGGGTCGAGTTTCAAGGTGACGTCGGTGGTGCGCCAGCCGCTGTTCGTGCCCGAGACGATGCCCGCGCTGCGGATGCTGGACCAGTTCCAGTCGAGCAAGGTGCACATCGCGTTCGTGGTGAACGAGTACGGATCGACGCTGGGGCTGGTGACGCTGAACGACGTGACGCGGGCGATCGTGGGGGACATCAGCCGGTCGGGCGAGGTCGCGCCGACGATGATCAAGCGTCCGGACGGGTCGTGGCTGATCGACGGGCGCCTTCCGCTGCACGAGTTCGTGGTCGCGAGCGCGGTGCCCCCGGAGGCCGAGGCGGAGTTGCCCGACGTCAGCACCGTCGGCGGGCTGGTGGTGGCGCTGCTGGGGCACATCCCCGCCGAGAGCGAGTCGGTCGCGTGGCAGGGGTGGACGCTCGAGGTGATCGACATGGACGGCACGCGCGTCGACAAGGTGCTCGCGACGTTCGTGCCCCCCAAGAGCGAGGACTCGCCCCCGGCGGACGCGGCGTAG
- a CDS encoding DNA translocase FtsK, whose translation MADSPRKVRASGGRSALTLFTLILLLGAWAFTAASMIGFDPSDAPGHVVWPSNDPTANWCGPFGATVAYALFKLLGSGAWVLLMLLGVALTVAALGVPLRQAFIRMIGLIMLAASVSGMQALAFPDSGSMPGLAGGLVGTVSAAELGVRFGPFGAGIVLLVMGLVGAVVAMDHVVIAALGWTWDLTRERGVPAAKVVGAAAGGAAMTAGEAVARASGTMMSRLWARAFPPKKKTRGYRRDDVSDDPPASGRRTRQPAAPAPDPAALDIDDPDAAPIPLADADVEAKPSAAKSAAKTPRPAPSDDDADEREDDDDLPGAAQVYTEEALREKIAKLPVVFGQKDKVVATEADLVEMRGLGAASGAAGPEPEQPVKEYAFPGLDLLENPEENFNVKLEEYVREQATALESALRQYRIDGEVVGIESGPVITLFDVRLAPGTKVAALQAVSSDIARSLKAVNIRIVPNQAGRDTVGVEVPNSTKEKVRLKELMGKTEKFSSMKLPMFLGKDASGEALIEDLTKMPHMLIAGTTGSGKSVCMNTIIMGFLYTKKPSELKMVLVDPKMVEMSQFKDIPHLMCPVVTEMSKAAAILEWACVKMDERYELLAEAGCRDIASYNDLGWDELKDRMRPKTPEEEARIPRKLPYMVFIIDELADLMMTNKEVEGHIIRIAQKARAVGIHLILATQRPQANVVTGLIKSNMPCRITFKVASGMDSRIVLDQKGGELLLGHGDMLVLSPRSSKLTRAQGTLVDDLEIRRVVRFMRDVAGPSFERSLLQIRSGAPVEGTGLGNLSDEERLLQSKNNSSASLAAAQEDPLFPRAVEIVLETRRGSVSLLQRRLAIGYTRASRLIDLMGIAGIISDHKGSVARDVLITIEDWDRMKQLAAEEARAKGLASVFTGDAPTGEPGAEAPGPLFTAPDGGAMPASITSEDDRFDDAFQEEAEDPPFRN comes from the coding sequence ATGGCTGATTCACCGCGCAAAGTCCGCGCGTCCGGCGGTCGCTCCGCCCTGACGCTGTTCACACTCATCCTCCTGCTCGGCGCGTGGGCCTTCACCGCCGCCAGCATGATCGGGTTCGATCCCAGCGACGCCCCCGGGCACGTCGTGTGGCCTTCGAACGACCCCACCGCCAACTGGTGCGGGCCATTCGGCGCCACCGTCGCGTACGCGCTGTTCAAACTGCTGGGCTCCGGCGCCTGGGTGCTGCTGATGCTCCTGGGCGTGGCGCTGACGGTCGCCGCGCTGGGCGTCCCGCTTCGCCAGGCGTTCATCCGGATGATCGGATTGATCATGCTCGCCGCGTCGGTGTCGGGGATGCAGGCGCTGGCCTTCCCCGATTCGGGCTCGATGCCCGGGCTCGCGGGGGGGCTGGTGGGCACGGTGTCCGCCGCCGAACTGGGCGTCCGCTTCGGGCCGTTCGGCGCGGGGATCGTCCTGCTGGTGATGGGCCTGGTGGGCGCGGTCGTGGCGATGGACCATGTGGTGATCGCCGCACTCGGCTGGACGTGGGACCTGACGCGCGAGCGCGGGGTGCCGGCGGCAAAGGTCGTGGGCGCCGCCGCGGGCGGCGCCGCGATGACCGCCGGCGAGGCAGTCGCCCGCGCCTCGGGCACCATGATGTCGCGCCTGTGGGCCCGCGCGTTCCCGCCCAAGAAGAAGACCCGCGGCTACCGGCGCGACGACGTCTCCGACGACCCGCCCGCGTCTGGCCGCCGGACGCGCCAGCCCGCCGCCCCCGCGCCAGACCCGGCGGCCTTGGACATCGACGACCCCGACGCCGCCCCGATCCCGCTGGCCGACGCCGACGTCGAGGCCAAGCCGAGCGCCGCGAAGAGCGCGGCCAAGACGCCCCGCCCGGCGCCGAGCGATGACGACGCGGACGAACGCGAGGACGACGACGATCTGCCCGGGGCGGCCCAGGTGTACACCGAGGAGGCCCTGCGCGAGAAGATCGCCAAGCTGCCCGTCGTGTTCGGGCAGAAGGACAAGGTCGTTGCCACCGAGGCGGACCTGGTCGAGATGCGCGGGCTGGGCGCCGCGTCGGGCGCTGCGGGACCCGAGCCCGAGCAGCCCGTCAAGGAGTACGCCTTCCCGGGGCTCGACCTGCTGGAGAACCCCGAAGAGAACTTCAACGTCAAGCTCGAGGAGTACGTGCGCGAGCAGGCGACGGCCCTGGAGTCGGCCCTGCGCCAGTACCGCATCGACGGCGAAGTCGTCGGCATCGAGTCCGGGCCGGTGATCACGCTCTTCGACGTGCGCTTGGCGCCGGGCACGAAGGTGGCGGCCCTGCAGGCGGTGAGCAGCGACATCGCGCGCTCGCTCAAGGCGGTGAACATCCGGATCGTGCCCAACCAGGCGGGGCGCGACACGGTGGGCGTGGAGGTTCCCAACTCAACGAAGGAGAAGGTGCGCCTCAAGGAACTGATGGGCAAGACGGAGAAGTTCTCGTCGATGAAGCTGCCCATGTTCCTGGGCAAGGACGCGAGCGGGGAGGCGCTGATCGAGGACCTGACGAAGATGCCGCACATGCTGATCGCCGGCACGACCGGGAGCGGCAAGAGCGTGTGCATGAACACGATCATCATGGGGTTCCTCTACACGAAGAAGCCCAGCGAACTGAAGATGGTGCTCGTGGACCCCAAGATGGTGGAGATGAGCCAGTTCAAGGACATCCCGCATCTGATGTGCCCGGTGGTGACGGAGATGTCCAAGGCCGCCGCGATCCTGGAGTGGGCGTGCGTCAAGATGGACGAGCGGTACGAACTGCTGGCGGAGGCGGGCTGCCGCGACATCGCGTCGTACAACGACCTGGGGTGGGACGAGCTGAAGGACCGGATGCGTCCCAAGACGCCCGAGGAAGAGGCGCGCATCCCGCGCAAGCTGCCCTACATGGTGTTCATCATCGACGAGCTGGCCGACCTGATGATGACGAACAAGGAGGTCGAGGGGCACATCATCCGCATCGCGCAGAAGGCACGCGCGGTGGGCATCCACCTGATCCTGGCGACGCAGCGCCCGCAGGCGAACGTCGTGACCGGGCTCATCAAGAGCAACATGCCCTGCCGCATCACGTTCAAGGTGGCCAGCGGGATGGACTCGCGCATCGTGCTCGACCAGAAGGGGGGCGAGCTGCTGCTGGGGCACGGCGACATGCTCGTGCTCTCGCCCCGGTCGAGCAAGCTCACCCGCGCGCAGGGCACGCTGGTGGACGACCTCGAGATCCGCCGCGTCGTGCGCTTCATGCGCGACGTCGCCGGGCCCAGCTTCGAGCGCTCGCTCCTCCAGATCCGCTCGGGCGCGCCCGTCGAGGGCACCGGGCTGGGCAACCTCTCCGACGAAGAACGCCTGCTGCAGAGCAAGAACAACTCGTCGGCGTCGCTCGCGGCGGCCCAGGAAGACCCGCTCTTCCCCCGCGCGGTCGAGATCGTGCTCGAAACCCGGCGCGGGAGCGTCTCGCTCCTCCAGCGCCGCCTGGCGATCGGCTACACGCGCGCCAGCCGCCTGATCGACCTCATGGGCATCGCGGGGATCATCTCCGACCACAAGGGCTCGGTCGCGCGCGACGTGCTCATCACGATCGAGGACTGGGACCGCATGAAGCAGCTCGCGGCCGAAGAGGCACGGGCCAAGGGCCTGGCGAGCGTCTTCACCGGCGACGCGCCCACGGGCGAACCCGGGGCCGAGGCGCCCGGGCCGCTCTTCACCGCTCCGGACGGCGGCGCGATGCCCGCGAGCATCACGAGCGAGGACGATCGGTTCGACGATGCGTTCCAGGAAGAGGCCGAGGACCCGCCGTTCCGGAACTAG
- the glmS gene encoding glutamine--fructose-6-phosphate transaminase (isomerizing) yields MCGIVAYVGSKPCQQLLIEGLKRLEYRGYDSSGIATLEDGRIRVVKTVGRVANLEDRLEEVGALRGTQGMAHTRWATHGGVTNPNAHPHTDDKSGICLIHNGIIENYASLKTLLEEKGHTFVSQTDTEVLAMLIGELYAPAEGVDLEAAVQAALREVTGAYGIVVMCEREPGVLVAARKGSPLMVGVGESEHLVASDGSALIAHTSQAFALEDYQVVKLTPTGFRTSTIHNVPVTPKVQQLEIELEEIELGGYSHFMQKEIFEQPKALRNTFRGRFVGDEGKVVLGGLADHTKELLRARRVVLLGQGTALHAAMIGRYMLEDLAKIPASAEYSSEFRYRSPIVEENTVAIAVSQSGETADTLAALQEAKDRGALALGVINVVGSTIARETDAGVYLRVGPEIGVASTKAFVGQVAALSMIALWMGRRRFMGAHDTGVLLRELERVPERIERILAQDDIIRRVTEKYVERQNWLFLGRGYNYPTALEGALKLKEISYIHAEGMPAAEMKHGPIALINEGMPAVFIANRGRQYDKVMSNIQEVRARGGHVIAVATEGDDQIKRYAEDVLYVPDIPEPLSPLLTVVPLQLMAYHAAVIRGHDVDKPRNLAKSVTVE; encoded by the coding sequence ATGTGCGGAATCGTCGCCTACGTGGGCAGCAAGCCCTGCCAGCAACTCCTGATCGAGGGCCTCAAGCGACTGGAGTACCGCGGGTACGACTCGTCCGGGATCGCGACGCTTGAAGACGGGCGTATCCGGGTGGTCAAGACGGTCGGCCGGGTGGCCAATCTTGAAGACCGGCTGGAAGAGGTCGGCGCCCTGCGGGGCACGCAGGGCATGGCCCACACACGCTGGGCGACGCACGGCGGGGTGACGAACCCCAACGCGCACCCGCACACCGACGACAAGTCGGGCATCTGCCTCATCCACAACGGGATCATCGAGAACTACGCGAGCCTGAAGACGCTGCTGGAGGAAAAGGGGCACACCTTCGTCAGCCAGACCGACACCGAGGTGCTCGCCATGCTGATCGGCGAGCTGTACGCGCCCGCCGAGGGCGTGGACTTGGAGGCGGCGGTGCAAGCGGCGCTCCGCGAGGTCACCGGCGCCTACGGGATCGTGGTGATGTGCGAGCGCGAGCCCGGCGTGCTGGTGGCGGCCCGCAAGGGCAGCCCGCTCATGGTGGGCGTGGGCGAGTCGGAGCATCTCGTGGCGTCGGACGGGTCGGCGCTCATCGCCCACACGTCGCAGGCGTTCGCGCTCGAGGACTACCAGGTCGTCAAGCTCACGCCGACCGGCTTCCGCACGAGCACGATCCACAACGTGCCCGTGACGCCCAAGGTGCAGCAGCTCGAGATCGAGCTCGAGGAGATCGAGCTGGGCGGCTACTCGCACTTCATGCAGAAGGAGATCTTCGAGCAGCCCAAGGCCCTGCGCAACACCTTCCGGGGCCGGTTCGTGGGCGACGAGGGCAAGGTCGTGCTCGGCGGGCTGGCCGACCACACCAAGGAGCTTCTGCGGGCCCGCCGCGTCGTGCTGCTGGGGCAGGGCACCGCGCTGCACGCCGCCATGATCGGGCGGTACATGCTCGAGGACCTCGCGAAGATCCCCGCCTCCGCCGAGTACTCCAGCGAGTTCCGGTATCGCAGCCCGATCGTCGAGGAGAACACGGTCGCGATCGCGGTGAGCCAGAGCGGGGAGACCGCCGACACGCTCGCCGCGCTGCAGGAGGCCAAGGACCGCGGCGCGCTGGCCCTGGGCGTCATCAACGTGGTGGGCTCGACCATCGCGCGCGAGACCGACGCGGGCGTGTACCTGCGCGTGGGCCCGGAGATCGGCGTCGCGAGCACGAAGGCGTTCGTGGGGCAGGTGGCGGCGTTGTCGATGATCGCGCTCTGGATGGGACGCCGCCGGTTCATGGGCGCCCACGACACCGGCGTGCTCCTGCGCGAGCTGGAGCGCGTGCCCGAGCGCATCGAGCGCATCCTGGCCCAGGACGACATCATCCGGCGGGTGACGGAGAAGTACGTCGAACGCCAGAACTGGCTCTTCCTGGGGCGCGGGTACAACTACCCCACCGCGCTCGAGGGCGCCCTCAAGCTCAAGGAAATCTCGTACATCCACGCCGAGGGAATGCCCGCGGCCGAGATGAAGCACGGGCCGATCGCGCTCATCAACGAGGGCATGCCGGCGGTGTTCATCGCGAACCGCGGGCGCCAGTACGACAAGGTCATGAGCAACATCCAGGAAGTGCGGGCGCGGGGCGGGCACGTGATCGCGGTCGCGACCGAGGGCGACGACCAGATCAAGCGCTATGCCGAGGACGTGCTGTACGTGCCCGACATCCCCGAGCCCTTGAGCCCGCTGCTCACGGTGGTGCCCCTGCAGCTCATGGCGTACCACGCCGCGGTCATCCGCGGGCACGACGTCGACAAGCCCCGCAACCTCGCGAAGAGCGTGACCGTCGAGTGA
- a CDS encoding GNAT family protein translates to MGLRTNQRKPVMAPVRGAEPVEVAAPGLERTERLVLRPLRASDRAEFLRVIRISREHLATYSELHRPHETDEQLFERQVARATEGDTRATAWRRAGFLDDGRLVGCFNLHSIERGLRFECDANWWIAADQTGQGFASEGVHALLAHALRDLPRGLGLRRVRAFIMPGNVESARVATLCGMRPTGRQERMPVGGRWVVHDEFEIVAP, encoded by the coding sequence GTGGGTCTGCGGACGAACCAACGCAAGCCGGTGATGGCCCCCGTTCGCGGCGCCGAGCCCGTCGAAGTCGCCGCGCCGGGGCTCGAACGCACCGAACGGCTCGTGCTGCGTCCGTTGCGCGCCTCGGACCGCGCCGAGTTCCTCCGCGTCATCCGCATCAGCCGCGAGCATCTCGCGACGTACTCCGAACTGCACCGCCCCCACGAGACCGACGAGCAACTCTTCGAGCGACAGGTCGCCCGCGCGACCGAGGGCGACACCCGCGCCACCGCCTGGCGCCGCGCCGGGTTCCTCGACGACGGGCGACTCGTCGGCTGCTTCAACCTGCACTCCATCGAGCGCGGGCTGCGATTCGAGTGCGACGCCAACTGGTGGATCGCCGCCGATCAGACCGGGCAGGGCTTCGCCAGCGAGGGCGTGCACGCCCTGCTCGCCCATGCGCTCCGCGACCTCCCGCGCGGGCTCGGCCTCCGACGCGTGCGCGCGTTCATCATGCCCGGCAACGTCGAGAGCGCCCGCGTCGCGACGCTCTGCGGCATGCGCCCCACCGGACGCCAGGAGCGCATGCCCGTCGGCGGGCGATGGGTCGTGCACGACGAGTTCGAGATCGTCGCGCCCTGA